One genomic segment of uncultured Desulfobacter sp. includes these proteins:
- a CDS encoding transporter codes for MQKSIFLWNANAQKLLKSGKLISGFMLVLAMIFCPLQSALAAEGGGSAYFGGNEDFMSGALPGPGFYPIVYAFHYTADELMDGNGDEVPGDFDLDVTGAAFRFIYVSDMTLFGASVAWHTIIPVVDTQVEIGAANIDDATTGLGDIEVSALILGWHLNKNFHVIGSLDVWLPVGEYDADDAASIGRNYWTVAPIAVVTYLSDSGFELSAKLQYLINFENSDTDYTTGQEFICDYTVGQHIGNWMFGLNGMLYFQTTDDELSGSDVSDSKGKALSIGPAIQYNYKNMFFNVKVQFDTNVENRAKGEKYWFKFMYAF; via the coding sequence ATGCAAAAAAGTATCTTTCTTTGGAACGCGAATGCTCAGAAGTTGTTAAAGTCTGGTAAGTTAATTTCAGGTTTCATGCTTGTACTGGCAATGATTTTTTGTCCGCTTCAAAGTGCTCTTGCCGCCGAAGGCGGTGGCTCTGCCTATTTTGGCGGAAACGAGGATTTCATGAGCGGGGCCTTGCCCGGACCAGGATTTTATCCCATTGTTTACGCGTTTCATTACACTGCAGATGAATTAATGGACGGCAACGGCGATGAAGTGCCTGGGGATTTTGATCTTGATGTCACCGGAGCGGCGTTCCGTTTTATTTATGTCTCTGACATGACCCTGTTCGGGGCCAGTGTGGCCTGGCACACCATCATACCTGTTGTTGATACCCAGGTTGAGATTGGTGCAGCTAATATTGATGACGCCACAACCGGGCTTGGGGATATTGAAGTCTCGGCATTGATCCTGGGTTGGCACCTGAACAAAAATTTTCATGTTATAGGCTCCCTGGACGTTTGGCTCCCTGTGGGAGAATATGATGCCGATGATGCGGCCAGTATTGGTCGAAACTACTGGACTGTGGCACCTATTGCGGTAGTAACCTACCTCAGTGATTCGGGTTTTGAACTCTCGGCAAAACTGCAGTATCTGATCAACTTTGAAAATTCAGACACCGATTACACCACAGGGCAAGAATTTATTTGTGATTACACGGTTGGACAGCACATAGGTAACTGGATGTTTGGCCTTAACGGAATGCTCTATTTTCAGACCACGGATGATGAACTTTCGGGAAGCGATGTCAGCGACAGCAAGGGCAAGGCATTGTCCATTGGCCCTGCCATCCAGTACAACTACAAAAATATGTTTTTTAACGTAAAGGTACAGTTTGATACCAACGTTGAAAACAGAGCTAAAGGCGAAAAATACTGGTTTAAATTCATGTATGCCTTTTAA